GCCGAGCAGCACGCTCCGCTGGCGCCCCAGGGGCAGGACCGACGGCAGGCCCCACGCGACCGCGATGAAGAGACCCACCGACGGGATGTAGGTGTAGCGGTCCGCCATCCCCTGATTGCCCACCTGGAGCAGCCCGATCACGGGCAACAGGGTGAGGAGGTACCAGAGCCAGCCGACCGCGACGGCAGGGTGCCGCCGCGCCACGAGCGCGACGACGAGCGAGATGCCACCGAGCGCCGCCGCCGCCCCCGCCACCGCCGCCGCGGAAGGTGGCCGGAAGGGATAGAAGATCGCCAGCCCGCTGGGCCACGCCGTCTGCAGGATGTAGCGCGCCGCGGAGACCAGGGCGTTGGCGGCCCGCGTGCCGAGCGCGGGCCCTCCGAGGTCGGCCACCGCGCCGGCGCGGCGCTGGGCCCAGAAGGTGATCGCGCCGGCACCGGCGGCGAGCGCGAAGAACGGCGCCTTCTCCCACGCGAGCGCCGGGAGATCTCCTCGCTCGCGGAGGCGACCGAGTGGCCAGGCGTCGAGGAGAAGAAGCACCAGGGGAAGCGTCACCACCATCGGCTTCGACATGAGGCCGAGCGCGAAGCAGAGAAGGGTCACGAGATAGCGCCGCAGTGCGGGTTGGACGGCGTAGCGCTGGTAGGCCAGGAGCGTGAGCATCCAGCACAGGCCGGCGAGCACGTCCTTCCGCTCCGCCACCCAGGCTACGGACTCGACGTGAAGCGGATGGACGGCAAAGAGCGCGGCAACGAACGCCGCCGGGCCGAGCGTGCCCGTCATGCGCGCCAGCGCCGCGAACAGCGCCAGCGCGCCGCCCGTGTGGATGACGACGTTGGTCCAGTGGTGACCGGTCGCGTCGAGGCCGAACAGCTCGCAGTCCAGCATGTGCGAGACCCACGTGAGCGGATGCCAGTTGGCGGCGTGGCCGGTCGTCATCGCCCAGCGGACGTTCTCGAGGCTGATGCCGCTCCGCACGTGGCGGTTCTCGCTCACGTAGTCGGGGTCGTCGTAGTTCACGAACTCGTGGAGCCGCGCCGGGGCGTAGACGGCGAGAACGGCGGCCACGAGCAGGACGGCGAGGCCGCGCCCGAGGCCCGCCGACGGGCGGCTGGCAAGGTCGGAGCGCGCGGTCGCGCGGGTCACTGGGCTCACGAGGTCGCCCGTCCGTCTTCTGGGCGCGGGCGGGCGCGGACGTTAGTGCAAGGCGAAGGTTTCGACAACCGCGGCGGGGGAGCGCGACCCAAGACTTCTTGGGTCGCGAAACGGACGCGAGCATGTGGCGTCGGTATCACGCGCCGCCGTCGTGCCGCGGCTGGCGAAGCCAGCGCGGCAAACTGGCACGCGCTTCCCCCGTCTTGGCCTGCGGGCTTCGGGTCGTTGACGTGTCCGGCTCCTTTTGCCGCGCCGGCTTCGCCGGCCGCGGCATGACGGTCGCGTGCTCACGCGGCGCACATCCTCGCTTTGCGACCCAAGACGAAGTCTTGGGTCGGCTTCCTAGTGGGCAGCCTCCTCGGTGAGGCGGATGAAGTCGAGCACCACCCGGGCCATCTCCTCGCCCCGGTCCTCCTGGAGGAAGTGGCCGGCTCCCGTGATGATCGTGTGCGGCTGGCCGCGCGCGCCCGGAACCGCCTCGCGCAGGAACGCGTCGGCGCCGTGCGTGATCGGGTCCGAGTCGCTGAAGGCGGTGAGGAAGGGCTTCTCCCAGCGGCGGAGGGCCTCCCACGCCCGGCGGTTCGCCGGCGCGGCCGGGTCATCGGGCGAGGTCGGGACGAGCAGCGGGAAGCGCCGCGCCCCGGCCTTGTAGCGCTCGTCGGGAAAGGGTGCGTCGTAGACGGCGATCACCTCCGCCGCGAGCTCGGTGACGCAGCCGGCCTGGACGATGCGCCCGACGGGCAGCTCCGGCGTCTCCTGCGAGTAGCGCTGCCAGGCGAGGAAGGCGGGGCCCGGCGGGCGATCGCCGGTCGGGAGGAAGGTGTTGGCGGCGACGATCCGCGCGAACCGTTCCGCATGCTCCGCGGCGAGTCGCAGGCCGATGAGCCCGCCCCAGTCCTGGCAGACGAGCGTCACGCCGCGCAGGTCGAGCGCCTCGAGCACGCCGTGCATCCAGTCGACGTGGCGCTGGTAGGTGTAGTCCGCGGGAGACGCGGGCTTGTCGGAACGGCCGAAGCCGACGAGATCCGGGGCGACGGCGCGGAATCCGGCCGCGGTGAGGAGCGGGATCATCCTGCGGTACAGGTAGGACCACGATGGCTCGCCGTGCAGCAGGAGCACGGGCGGTGCGCCCCGCGGACCCTCGTCGACGTGGTGGATGCGCAGACCGTCGACCTCGAGGTAGTGGGGCGTGAAGGCATAGCCGGGAAGGTTCGTGAACCGCTCGTCGGGCGTGCGCAGGACGTCCATCACGTACCTCTTCGCATTGACGGTGAAATTTCCCGCGTGCTACCAGGGCCGGCCGACCCAGCGGGGTCCGCGGGGAGGACGGGTAGTGTCGAGACGGCTTGCGCTCGGAGTGCTCCTGATCGGCGGCCTCGTAGCATGTGGGCGTGGCCAGCACCAGGGACCGGGCGAGGTGACACGCGCCCGCGTGCCGCCGCCGGTCGTCGCGGGGCGCGCCGCGGAGGAGGCGCGTGCGGCCGCGGGGGTTGCGCCGGAGGCGGTCAGGCCGAGCAAGCAGATCCTCTTCGGGGATCTCCACGTGCACACCACCTTCTCGGCCGACGCCTTCATCGCGAGCCTGCCGATGCTCCAGGGCGAGGGCGTCCATCCGCCCGCGGATGCCTGCGACTTCGCCCGCTTCTGCTCGAGCCTCGACTTCTGGAGCATCAACGACCACGCGGAGGCGATCTCGCCGCGCCACTGGGCGGAGACCAGGGAGTCCATCCGGCAGTGCAACGCGGTGGCGGGCGACCCGCACAACCCCGACCTCGTCGCCTTCCTCGGCTGGGAGTGGACGCAGGTGGGGACGACGCCTGCCGACCACTACGGACACAAGAACGTCATCTTCCGCGACACGGACGACGATCACGTGCCGCGGCGCCCGATCAGCGCGCTCAACCGCCAGCTGATCGGCGCGATGCGCGTGATGGCTCCTCTCTGGCAGCGCATCCAGTTTCCGCTGCACGACTGGGCGAACCGCCAGCGCTACTTCGACTTCCAGCAGTTCCAGCTCGAGCTGCGCGACGTGCCGCTCTGCCCGCCGGGCGTCGACACGCGCACGCTGCCCGCCGATTGCCACGAGGCGGCCCAGACGCCGCAGGAGCTCTACGAGAAGCTCGCGCAATGGGGCTTCGACACGATCGTCATCCCGCACGGCACGACCTGGGGTCTCTACACGCCGCCCGGGACCAGGCTCGACAAGCAGCTGACCGCCGCGCAGGACGACCCGGAGCGGCAGACGCTCATCGAGGTCTTCTCCGGCCACGGGAACTCGGAGGAGTACCGTGACTGGAAGGAGATCGACTGGGACGCCCAGGGGAAGCCGATCTGTCCGGAGCCGACCAGGACGTACGAGCCCTGCTGCTGGCGCGCGGGCGAGCTGATCCGCGCGCGCTGCGGCGGCGCGCCCCGCGAGGAGTGCGAGCGGCGCGTGCAGGCGGCACGTCTCAACTATCTCCGCGCCGGAGTCGGCGGGCGGCTGACGGTGCCGGGCACGACGGTCGAGGACTGGAAGGACTGCGGGCAGTGCCGCGACTGCTTCGACCCCGCCTTCAACATGCGTCCGGGCAACTCGGCGCAGTACGCGCTCGCCATCTCGAACTTCGACGACCCGGCCCATCCGCGCCGCTTTCGCTTCGGCTTCATCGCGTCGAGCGACAACCACTCCGCGCGTCCTGGCACGGGATACAAGGAGTTCGCCCGCCACGGCATGACGGAAGCCGCGGGCCCTCGCGACGCGGCGTGGTTCGCGCGCATCGTGCCCCACAGCGCGCCCGCACCGGAGTCGGTGCCGGTCGACATCATCACCCAGGGCGGCGACAACCCCATCCGGAATCTCCAGATCCTCGACTTCGAGCGGCAGGCGTCCTTCTTCATGACCGGCGGCCTCGTCGCCGTGCACGCCGAGGGACGTGACCGCGACGCGATCTGGACCGCGCTCAAGCGCCGGGAAGTCTACGGCACGAGCGGGGAGCGCATCCTCCTCTGGTTCGACCTGCTGAACGCGCCGGACGCTCCCCTGCCGATGGGCTCGGACACGCGGCTCGAGACGACCCCTCGCTTCCGCGTCCGTGCCGTCGGCTCGTTCCGGCAGCGTCCCGGATGCCCCGCGCATGCGCTGAGCGCGCTCACGCCCGAGCGGCTCCAGCGCCTCTGCAAGGGCGAGTGCTACAACCCGGGCGACGAGCGACGCCGGATCACGCGCATCGAGGTGGTGCGCATCCGGCCCCAGACGCGTGCCGGCGAGCCGGTGCGCGGCCTGATCGAGGACCCGTGGCGCCGTTACGACTGCCCGTCTGATCTGGCCGGCTGCACGGTCGAGTTCGAGGATCCCGAGTTCGTCGCCGGCGGACGGGACGTCGTCTACTACGTGCGCGCGCTCCAGGAGCCGACGCCGGCGGTCAACGCGGGTGGCCTGCGCTGCACCTACGACGCGCAGGGCGAGTGCGTGAAGGTGAACCCATGCTACGGCGACTACCGCACACCCTACACCGACGACTGTCTCGCGCCCAACGAGGAGCGCGCGTGGTCCTCGCCCATCTACCTGCGGCGATGAGCTCGCGTCCCGGCGGCTCGCGCCGCGCCACCGTGCTCCTCGTGCTCGGTGCGGCCGCCGGCATCCTCGCCGCCGCGGCAGGGCTCGTCGGCGGTGCCGGCGGGCGCTCGCTGCCGCCGGACGCCGTCGCGCGCGTCAACGGCCAGCTGATCGGTGCCGAGGAGTACCAGCGCGTCCTCGCGGGGCTCGCGTCCGACCGTCGCGACGGCGTCGACGCCGAGGCGCGGCGGCAGGTGCTGGAGCGGCTCATCGACGAGGAGCTCCTCGTCGAGCGCGGGCTCGAGCTCGGCCTCGCGCGTCGCGACGCGCGGGTGCGGAAGGAGCTGACTGCCGCCGTCATCGACAGCGTCGTGGCCGAATCGGCCGACCGGGAGCCGAGCGAGACGGAGCTCGAGGCGTTCTCCGCCGAGCGGCCCGACGTCCTTCGGCGGCTAGGCCGGCTGCGCGTCCGGCAGATCTGGTGCCGCGCCGCTACGGCCGCCGACGAGCCGGCGGCGCTCGCCCGCGCGCGTCAGGCGGCAGACCGGCTGCGGCACGGCGACGCGTTCGCCGCCGTGCGCGACGCCGCCGGCGACCCGGAGCTGGCGCCGCTGCCCGACGCGCTGCTGCCGCCCGCCAAGCTGCTCGACTACCTCGGACCGACGGCGCTGCGCGCCGCGCTCGCGCTCGAGCCCGGGGCGGTGAGCGACCCGGTCCGCTCGCGCACGGGCTACCATGTGCTCCAGGTCGTCGAGCGGCGCGAGAACGCCGACGTGCCGCTCGACGAGACACGCCCCGAAGTGGTGGCCGAGTTCCGCCGCCGGAGCGGCGAGCGAGCGCTCCGGACGTACCTGGAGCAGCTCAGGCGGCGGGGTCAGATCGAGGTTGCAGCGAGCCTGCCGTGATCGTGCGGCGGCTCGCGATCGCGTTCGTCCTCGTCGCCGGCCAGGCCGGAGCGCACGATCGGACGACGTCGTACTCCACCTGGGACATCCGCGGCCGCGAAGCGCTCGTCACCGTCGGGCTCGCGGCGTTCGACGTCTCCCGCTTCCCCTGGGCGATGGGCGCCGATCGGGAACCGGCTCTCGGCGCCTACGTGGCGCGCCATCTCCAGCTCGTGGCGGGCGAGACCCCATGCGCCGCCACGGCGGGGCCGCGGGCGC
The genomic region above belongs to Deltaproteobacteria bacterium and contains:
- a CDS encoding alpha/beta fold hydrolase, with amino-acid sequence MDVLRTPDERFTNLPGYAFTPHYLEVDGLRIHHVDEGPRGAPPVLLLHGEPSWSYLYRRMIPLLTAAGFRAVAPDLVGFGRSDKPASPADYTYQRHVDWMHGVLEALDLRGVTLVCQDWGGLIGLRLAAEHAERFARIVAANTFLPTGDRPPGPAFLAWQRYSQETPELPVGRIVQAGCVTELAAEVIAVYDAPFPDERYKAGARRFPLLVPTSPDDPAAPANRRAWEALRRWEKPFLTAFSDSDPITHGADAFLREAVPGARGQPHTIITGAGHFLQEDRGEEMARVVLDFIRLTEEAAH